One genomic segment of Spirochaetaceae bacterium includes these proteins:
- a CDS encoding CoA transferase, which translates to MKPLAGLRLIDLSTVVAGPYSGALLADLGADVIKVEPPAGDAARGLVTEEGLAPHVHTNQRNKRGMVIDLKHPAGKAAFHDLVRWADVVLENYRPGVTERLGIDYPALAALNPRIVMCSITGYGLTGPGRDRAAFDANIQAYAGVMGLTGEPDGRPVRAALAYADLCAGMAGALGILAAVVARDRTGRGQHVDLAMFDVQLSMQNYFCTMQLASARPPRRLGNEHELHVPYNAYPTASGPLFVTVVTEAQWSGLLRALGRLDHPPEVRPHLQMLADARLRSRGIRIAARDAINAALEAILATRPREEWMAALAAERMPFAPVNTLAEALADPQAVARGMLPRIPLPDGGTRPASGNPIKLSDAGPDTFTPPPKLGQHTREVLADVLGYDEDRVARLLASGAFTAAAHYPAPGYGPRAGGGARPGAAEKGDAHGTTDSRTDCEAATRCEPAARGAGSRSEAAANRGAVTRNDPTAGAGGAASSAAAPRAATGPGAASPGAEG; encoded by the coding sequence GTGAAACCGCTGGCGGGGCTGCGGCTGATCGACCTGTCCACGGTCGTGGCCGGCCCCTATTCGGGCGCGCTGCTGGCCGACCTCGGCGCGGACGTGATCAAGGTGGAGCCGCCCGCCGGCGACGCCGCCCGCGGCCTGGTTACCGAGGAGGGACTGGCGCCCCACGTGCACACCAACCAGCGCAACAAGCGCGGCATGGTGATCGACCTCAAGCACCCCGCCGGCAAGGCGGCGTTCCACGACCTGGTGCGCTGGGCGGACGTGGTGCTGGAGAACTACCGCCCCGGCGTCACCGAGCGTCTGGGCATCGACTACCCGGCGCTGGCCGCGCTCAACCCGCGCATCGTCATGTGCTCGATCACCGGCTACGGGCTGACCGGTCCGGGAAGGGACCGCGCAGCGTTTGACGCCAACATACAGGCTTACGCCGGCGTGATGGGGCTCACCGGCGAGCCGGACGGGAGGCCGGTGCGGGCGGCGCTGGCGTACGCCGATCTGTGCGCGGGCATGGCGGGCGCGCTGGGCATCCTGGCCGCGGTGGTGGCGCGTGACCGCACCGGCCGCGGCCAGCACGTCGACCTGGCCATGTTCGACGTCCAGCTCTCGATGCAGAACTACTTCTGTACCATGCAGTTGGCATCGGCCAGGCCACCCCGCCGCCTGGGCAACGAGCACGAGTTGCACGTGCCCTACAACGCGTACCCGACGGCCAGCGGACCGCTGTTCGTGACGGTGGTGACGGAGGCGCAGTGGAGCGGCCTGCTGCGCGCGCTCGGGCGGCTGGACCATCCGCCCGAGGTGCGGCCGCACCTGCAGATGCTTGCGGATGCCCGGCTGCGATCGCGGGGCATCCGGATCGCGGCGCGGGATGCGATCAACGCGGCGCTGGAGGCCATCCTCGCGACGCGCCCGCGCGAGGAGTGGATGGCGGCGCTGGCCGCCGAGCGGATGCCGTTCGCGCCCGTCAACACGCTCGCCGAGGCGTTGGCCGATCCGCAGGCGGTGGCTCGCGGCATGCTGCCCCGCATACCGCTGCCGGACGGCGGCACCCGCCCGGCGTCCGGCAACCCGATCAAGCTGTCGGACGCCGGGCCCGACACCTTCACGCCGCCGCCGAAGCTCGGCCAGCACACCCGGGAGGTGCTCGCCGACGTTCTGGGCTACGACGAGGATCGGGTCGCCCGCCTGCTTGCGTCCGGCGCGTTCACGGCTGCCGCGCACTACCCTGCACCCGGATACGGCCCGCGGGCAGGCGGCGGCGCGCGGCCCGGCGCGGCCGAGAAGGGTGACGCGCACGGCACAACTGACTCGCGAACGGACTGCGAAGCGGCGACCCGGTGCGAACCGGCTGCGCGCGGCGCGGGGTCCCGGTCGGAGGCGGCGGCAAATCGCGGTGCGGTGACCCGGAACGACCCAACCGCCGGTGCCGGAGGGGCCGCATCGAGTGCGGCAGCACCCCGCGCAGCCACCGGCCCCGGTGCGGCGTCCCCCGGCGCGGAGGGCTGA